From the Nitrospirota bacterium genome, one window contains:
- a CDS encoding type II toxin-antitoxin system YoeB family toxin: MKILPVHPEIEKYLKLRNIEKKFEKQINLFKENPFHPGLRTELLEPRKMRIWSFRINRKYRALFIFREKDVVEIIDVNDHYQ; this comes from the coding sequence ATGAAAATCCTCCCTGTTCATCCTGAGATAGAGAAATATCTCAAACTCAGAAACATAGAAAAGAAATTTGAAAAACAGATAAACCTCTTTAAGGAAAATCCCTTTCATCCCGGCTTAAGGACGGAGTTGCTTGAGCCGAGAAAGATGAGAATCTGGAGTTTCAGGATTAACAGGAAATACAGGGCGCTGTTTATTTTCCGTGAGAAAGATGTTGTCGAGATTATTGATGTAAATGATCATTATCAGTAG
- the secF gene encoding protein translocase subunit SecF, with the protein MIELIGKTNIDFMGKKLYAFGFSAILSIMGVLAIIQIGKGKANLGIDFAGGIAVQVKFQSTVPLHDIRTALEGAGMKDFDLQDLPTVNKVLISIKRQETEGVVDRVVSVLTERFSDKKPVIDSTTEIGPKVGHRLRKDALIAVLAATAGILIYIAFRFKFRFAIGATIATAHDVLAVLGVFYIMGKEINLLLISALLMIAGYSLTDTVVVFDRIRENIRKSHKEPTGEIVNKSVNEVLSRTIIVSLTTLLTAVALFLFGGEVIHDFSLTIIMGIVVGTYSSIFIASPTVLLLGGKKPLIKR; encoded by the coding sequence ATGATAGAGCTTATAGGAAAGACAAATATAGATTTTATGGGTAAAAAGCTTTATGCATTTGGTTTTTCGGCAATACTTTCCATCATGGGAGTTCTTGCCATAATCCAGATAGGAAAGGGTAAGGCAAACTTAGGCATTGACTTTGCAGGTGGTATAGCAGTTCAGGTAAAGTTCCAATCTACTGTGCCTTTGCACGATATAAGGACAGCCCTCGAAGGAGCAGGTATGAAGGACTTTGACCTTCAGGATTTGCCAACTGTAAATAAGGTACTTATCAGCATAAAAAGGCAGGAGACCGAAGGTGTGGTAGACAGGGTAGTGTCAGTACTTACAGAGAGGTTTTCGGATAAGAAGCCTGTTATTGACTCAACAACCGAGATAGGACCAAAGGTTGGACATAGGCTCCGTAAAGACGCACTCATTGCGGTTTTAGCGGCAACAGCAGGAATCCTTATCTATATCGCATTCAGATTCAAATTCAGGTTTGCAATTGGTGCAACTATTGCCACTGCCCACGATGTCTTAGCTGTGCTTGGAGTCTTCTATATCATGGGGAAAGAAATAAACCTTCTTCTGATAAGTGCCCTCCTCATGATAGCAGGCTACTCCCTTACTGACACAGTCGTTGTCTTTGACCGAATCAGGGAGAATATAAGAAAAAGCCATAAGGAGCCAACAGGCGAGATAGTCAATAAGAGCGTAAACGAGGTGCTCTCGAGAACGATAATAGTTTCCCTGACAACCCTTCTTACGGCAGTGGCTCTTTTCTTGTTTGGAGGCGAGGTCATCCACGATTTCTCCCTTACGATAATCATGGGCATTGTTGTGGGTACATACTCCTCGATATTCATTGCAAGTCCAACAGTGCTACTTCTGGGTGGTAAAAAGCCCCTTATAAAGAGATAG
- a CDS encoding DUF1957 domain-containing protein: MLRQAQHRGYLLLVLHAHLPYIRHPEHEYFLEENWLYEAQIETYIPLLDLLERLINDKVNFRLTLSLSPTLVEMFKDSLLQRRFLSYLLRLIELTEKEILRTKKDAELSPISKLYNERLKRIRYIYEEHFGSDLVSRINWLSQTDSIEIITTSATHAYLPNLSVFPDAVRAQISLALSEHKRNFSVPSKGMWLPECGYYEGLDLILKENNIGFFFMEGHGILHGKPCPSYSVFKPVRCTSGVVAFGRDSASSKEVWSRTEGYPGDPFYRDFYKDIGFGLPMRYLRPYIHPCGIRIPTGIKYYRIGGKRKKPYVRNMALKRAEVHANDFVMKRKSQIEDLNLRYKFNPIITASYDAELFGHWWFEGIDWLEYLLRRLHHEDAIKSITASEYLREDHDLETVSPAMSSWGRGGYGDTWCSPRNNWAVRHVHMASRRMSELLKRFPQTDNPLLKRTLNQALRELLLMQASDWLFMIETGTSPHYGEERLHLHIKAFGRLYDMAMKGKIEEEFVLGLESKNNIFPFIDYRVYTISQE, from the coding sequence ATACTTCGACAAGCTCAGCACAGAGGCTATCTCTTACTTGTCCTTCATGCCCATCTTCCATATATAAGGCATCCTGAGCACGAATACTTCTTAGAGGAAAACTGGCTCTATGAAGCACAAATAGAGACATATATCCCCCTGCTCGACCTCCTCGAAAGGCTCATCAACGATAAGGTTAATTTCAGGCTTACGCTTTCGCTGAGCCCTACGCTCGTGGAGATGTTTAAAGATAGTCTCCTTCAAAGGAGGTTTCTTTCTTATCTATTGAGATTGATAGAGCTTACAGAAAAAGAAATTCTAAGGACAAAAAAGGATGCAGAGCTCTCACCCATTTCAAAGCTCTATAACGAGCGACTGAAAAGGATAAGATATATCTACGAAGAGCATTTTGGCTCTGACTTAGTATCTCGAATAAATTGGCTTTCTCAAACAGACAGTATAGAGATAATCACGACCTCGGCAACCCATGCCTATCTTCCAAATCTTTCGGTTTTTCCAGATGCAGTTAGAGCACAGATAAGCCTTGCCCTTTCAGAGCATAAGAGGAATTTCTCGGTGCCCTCAAAAGGCATGTGGCTTCCTGAATGCGGATATTACGAAGGGCTGGACCTGATACTCAAGGAAAACAATATAGGGTTTTTCTTTATGGAAGGTCATGGCATACTTCATGGCAAACCATGTCCCTCATATAGCGTATTTAAACCTGTAAGATGCACCTCGGGTGTGGTGGCATTCGGAAGGGACAGTGCATCTTCAAAAGAGGTCTGGAGTAGGACAGAAGGATACCCAGGTGACCCATTTTACAGGGATTTCTACAAGGACATTGGATTCGGGCTTCCTATGAGATACCTAAGGCCCTACATACATCCATGTGGAATAAGAATACCAACTGGCATAAAATATTATCGCATAGGAGGAAAGAGGAAAAAGCCTTATGTTAGAAACATGGCTCTTAAGAGGGCAGAGGTTCATGCAAATGACTTTGTTATGAAAAGAAAAAGCCAGATAGAGGACTTAAACCTTAGATATAAGTTTAACCCTATCATCACTGCCTCATACGATGCAGAGCTTTTTGGGCATTGGTGGTTTGAAGGTATTGATTGGCTCGAATACCTTCTGAGAAGATTACACCATGAGGATGCCATTAAGAGCATTACTGCCTCGGAGTATCTAAGAGAAGACCATGACCTTGAAACTGTAAGCCCTGCTATGTCAAGCTGGGGCAGGGGCGGATATGGCGACACATGGTGCAGTCCACGGAATAACTGGGCAGTAAGGCATGTGCATATGGCATCCAGAAGGATGTCTGAGCTTTTAAAGAGATTCCCTCAAACAGATAATCCACTTCTTAAAAGAACCCTGAATCAGGCACTAAGAGAGCTCCTTCTCATGCAGGCATCTGACTGGCTTTTTATGATTGAGACAGGCACATCTCCCCATTACGGAGAGGAAAGACTTCACCTACATATAAAGGCATTTGGAAGGCTTTATGATATGGCAATGAAAGGTAAAATAGAGGAAGAGTTTGTCTTGGGGCTTGAAAGTAAAAACAATATATTCCCCTTTATAGACTACAGGGTCTATACTATATCGCAGGAATAA
- the selD gene encoding selenide, water dikinase SelD, translating to MINSIEPEKNPLVIIGPGDDAGVYMLDKGLSIVETVDIITPVVNEPFTFGAISAVNSLSDIYAMGGRPMTALALLGFSSCDYEPDVIKKILRGAIDILRKAGVSLMGGHSFEDSELKFGLSVTGRINEKEILRSKGAKAGDILILTKSIGVGVLSTTLKAGKIKDKDMRHAIDSMLSLNDKAASSALKAGATSATDVTGFGLLGHAYNMVRDSKVDFEINVKDVPVFDMVRDFIEGGMIPERAYNNLRFLEGILDSGKSSEEDRLLLSDPQTSGGLLISLSPEKVKTFRGESLTHWVIGRVINGKGRIRLT from the coding sequence ATTATTAACTCAATCGAGCCAGAGAAAAACCCCTTGGTCATAATAGGCCCTGGGGACGATGCAGGCGTTTATATGCTCGATAAAGGTCTATCTATCGTGGAGACAGTGGACATAATCACCCCTGTTGTTAATGAGCCATTTACATTTGGCGCAATCAGCGCAGTGAACTCCCTTTCCGACATCTATGCAATGGGAGGTCGTCCCATGACTGCCCTTGCTCTCTTAGGGTTTTCCTCCTGCGATTACGAACCCGATGTCATAAAAAAAATACTAAGAGGTGCTATAGATATTCTGAGAAAAGCAGGCGTCTCCCTCATGGGCGGACATAGTTTCGAGGATTCCGAATTGAAATTTGGACTATCTGTTACGGGAAGAATAAATGAAAAGGAAATCTTAAGGTCAAAGGGCGCAAAGGCAGGAGACATCCTTATACTTACAAAATCAATTGGTGTAGGAGTTCTTTCTACTACACTTAAGGCAGGAAAGATTAAAGATAAGGATATGAGGCATGCAATAGATTCCATGCTCTCATTAAACGACAAGGCGGCATCCTCTGCCTTAAAGGCAGGCGCTACATCTGCAACCGATGTCACTGGCTTTGGCCTTCTTGGTCATGCATATAACATGGTAAGAGACTCTAAGGTAGATTTCGAGATAAATGTAAAAGATGTTCCTGTGTTTGACATGGTAAGGGATTTCATCGAAGGAGGTATGATTCCCGAAAGAGCATATAACAACCTTAGGTTCCTCGAAGGAATATTAGATTCAGGGAAATCATCGGAGGAAGACAGACTCCTTTTGTCTGACCCGCAGACATCAGGAGGGCTTTTGATTAGCCTTTCACCAGAGAAGGTGAAGACATTTAGAGGGGAGTCATTGACCCATTGGGTTATCGGAAGGGTTATAAATGGCAAAGGAAGAATCAGGCTAACTTGA
- a CDS encoding DNA methyltransferase — protein MNPTDILDKFYEQAISVLHSKKEDNFHDTIKSNVDTLINKIDKNKSLLSALVTSLVKKIIEPKQDIRLHRTDFKNGYSARSLDTSVTAPFFKKHFPKYANKESSFLTLATREKIKWTKKEGQNLKIRDAQVKNSFLELFDAVENKRVTPKECLVYIFIKLHLLSQQHKMVFDETIESANFSEIININTVLEMLERHFGIKLSSRLPVIAIYSAYQELFKVVKRYEGKKLGHLNVHTSSDKHGFGDIEIWNIDGTPFEMIEIKHNIPIDRNIIFDIVKKSQGTSIQRYYILTTYKSNFPSKEEEEYINKFILKIKKDSGLEIIANGIFQSLKYYLRFIDDYKKFIKAYTVNLVEDAKNSTEVKAFHIAEWQKILKGHHL, from the coding sequence ATGAATCCAACAGATATTTTAGATAAGTTTTATGAGCAAGCAATATCAGTTTTACACTCCAAAAAAGAAGATAACTTTCACGACACTATAAAATCCAATGTAGATACGCTCATCAACAAGATTGATAAGAATAAATCGCTTTTATCTGCATTAGTCACTTCTCTTGTCAAAAAAATCATCGAACCAAAACAAGATATTCGCTTACATAGAACAGACTTTAAAAATGGATATTCAGCAAGAAGTTTAGATACTTCAGTTACAGCACCATTTTTCAAAAAGCATTTTCCAAAATATGCGAACAAGGAGTCCTCGTTTTTAACGCTTGCAACAAGAGAAAAAATCAAATGGACAAAAAAAGAAGGACAGAATTTAAAAATCAGAGACGCTCAAGTAAAGAATAGTTTTTTAGAACTCTTTGATGCAGTGGAAAATAAAAGAGTCACCCCCAAAGAATGCTTAGTTTATATTTTCATCAAGCTACATTTACTTTCACAGCAACATAAAATGGTTTTTGATGAAACCATTGAATCGGCAAATTTTTCAGAAATAATTAACATCAATACTGTTCTCGAAATGTTAGAAAGACATTTTGGAATCAAGTTAAGTTCAAGACTTCCCGTTATTGCCATCTATTCCGCTTATCAAGAACTTTTTAAAGTCGTGAAAAGATATGAAGGGAAAAAGTTAGGACATCTTAATGTTCACACATCGTCAGATAAACACGGATTTGGCGATATTGAAATATGGAATATAGACGGCACGCCATTTGAAATGATTGAAATAAAACATAACATTCCGATAGACAGAAATATAATTTTTGACATCGTTAAAAAATCACAAGGAACAAGCATTCAGCGGTATTACATCTTGACTACGTATAAAAGCAATTTCCCATCAAAAGAAGAGGAAGAATATATCAACAAATTCATCTTGAAAATAAAAAAAGACAGCGGCTTAGAAATTATTGCAAACGGGATTTTTCAGAGCTTAAAATATTACCTGCGGTTTATTGATGATTACAAGAAATTTATCAAGGCATATACTGTAAACTTAGTTGAAGACGCCAAGAATTCAACCGAAGTAAAAGCGTTTCACATTGCAGAGTGGCAGAAGATTTTAAAAGGACATCATCTTTAA
- a CDS encoding DUF86 domain-containing protein: MNRLVHFYHEVSDRELFEILRNNLSDIEDFVKQVKNFLEAYRQKR, from the coding sequence CTGAACAGGCTTGTCCATTTTTACCATGAAGTTTCCGACAGAGAGCTTTTTGAGATTTTAAGGAACAACCTTTCTGATATTGAGGATTTTGTCAAACAGGTTAAAAACTTTCTTGAAGCATATAGGCAAAAGAGGTAA
- the mnmE gene encoding tRNA uridine-5-carboxymethylaminomethyl(34) synthesis GTPase MnmE: protein MNNSDTITAISTPVGEAGIGIVRMSGRNAIQIADTLFSSRKFESLHEVESHRVLYGVIKDPETNETVDEVLITVMRQPRTYTKEDIVEINCHGGFIPLRRALELTLKQGARLAEPGEFTKRAFLNGRLDLTQAEAVIDLIRAKTDIAEGIAIKQLKGSIKNKIEPLRESLLNICAHIEAYIDFPEEEIEPSSVSEIKTQIKGVIDTLRELSASYEEGRLFRDGISVAIVGKPNVGKSSILNALLQKDRAIVTEEVGTTRDVIEDYINVNGLPVKVMDTAGIKEAHNMAEKEAIKRSLQALESSDIVIAVIDGSQALKVEDFEVIEKAMRKNSIVVINKSDLPHADLGFPNGTPFLRLSAKTGDGMGKLKEAIFGSVMGNGVRGSNKGGVRDTLVTNIRHKGQIDTSIKWLNATVNAIEKNEPLEIVEMELREAVKSLSELTGKLTREDILHRIFSSFCIGK, encoded by the coding sequence ATGAATAACTCAGACACGATAACTGCCATATCCACGCCAGTAGGCGAGGCAGGAATAGGCATAGTGAGAATGAGCGGAAGAAATGCCATTCAGATAGCAGATACGCTTTTTAGCTCCAGAAAGTTTGAATCCCTCCATGAGGTCGAATCTCATAGGGTGCTTTATGGGGTCATCAAAGACCCTGAAACCAATGAGACGGTCGATGAGGTGCTTATAACCGTCATGAGGCAACCTCGAACCTATACAAAAGAAGACATAGTGGAGATAAACTGCCATGGAGGATTTATCCCTCTGAGAAGGGCACTTGAGCTAACACTAAAGCAGGGGGCAAGACTTGCAGAGCCAGGAGAGTTCACAAAAAGGGCATTCTTGAATGGAAGGCTTGACCTCACACAGGCAGAAGCAGTCATAGACCTCATAAGGGCAAAAACAGATATTGCCGAAGGTATTGCCATAAAACAGTTAAAAGGCAGTATCAAAAATAAAATCGAGCCCCTGAGAGAAAGCCTCCTTAATATATGCGCCCACATCGAGGCATACATAGATTTCCCGGAAGAAGAAATAGAGCCTTCATCCGTGAGTGAGATTAAAACTCAAATAAAAGGTGTCATTGACACCCTAAGAGAGCTATCGGCTTCTTACGAGGAAGGAAGACTCTTTAGAGATGGCATCTCAGTGGCAATCGTGGGAAAACCAAATGTGGGCAAATCATCCATTCTTAATGCCCTGCTTCAAAAAGACAGGGCAATCGTCACAGAAGAGGTAGGCACAACCAGAGATGTCATAGAAGACTATATTAATGTAAATGGTCTGCCTGTAAAGGTTATGGATACAGCAGGCATAAAAGAGGCTCATAACATGGCTGAAAAAGAAGCTATAAAAAGAAGCCTTCAGGCACTGGAGTCATCGGACATTGTCATAGCAGTAATCGATGGCTCTCAGGCACTTAAGGTAGAGGACTTTGAGGTCATAGAAAAGGCAATGAGGAAAAACTCCATAGTAGTCATTAATAAAAGCGACCTTCCACATGCTGACCTCGGATTTCCAAATGGCACTCCGTTCTTAAGGCTTTCTGCCAAAACAGGTGATGGCATGGGTAAACTCAAAGAGGCAATATTTGGCTCTGTAATGGGCAATGGCGTCCGTGGCAGCAATAAAGGAGGTGTCCGTGACACCCTCGTTACAAACATAAGGCACAAGGGTCAGATAGATACCTCGATTAAATGGCTTAATGCCACGGTTAATGCTATCGAAAAAAACGAGCCACTCGAGATAGTCGAAATGGAACTCAGGGAGGCAGTGAAAAGTCTCTCCGAACTCACAGGAAAGCTGACCCGAGAGGACATCCTTCATCGGATATTCAGCTCTTTCTGCATTGGGAAATGA
- a CDS encoding LysR family transcriptional regulator, whose protein sequence is MGLENHKLKVFCTVAETKSFSKASEIIHLTQPAVSLQIQTIEEAFETKLFDRSSSTVTLTRAGEILYRYAKEILALYASIEKDIGAVTGLVKGSIAVGTSTTIGNYLLPTVIADFKRAYPKIKIQLIVGNTKRIVEFLKAGNLNLGLVEGEVTKYKVMTEKLVSDELSLIVAPFHPWAKRKEVSIHEITKEPFILREDGSGTRQVIEKYLNKKGITTQDMEISAVIGSTEAIKESVENGIGISIVSKWAVRKELRYGTINALGFKEVKMLRDFSLIFNRNSIHSYASDEFMAYLKSYPYERLLP, encoded by the coding sequence ATGGGACTCGAAAACCACAAACTAAAGGTTTTCTGCACAGTTGCAGAGACAAAGAGCTTTTCTAAGGCATCCGAGATTATACATCTGACCCAGCCTGCGGTAAGCCTTCAGATACAGACCATAGAGGAGGCTTTTGAGACAAAGCTTTTTGACAGATCATCGAGCACTGTTACGCTCACAAGGGCAGGCGAAATCCTTTATAGGTACGCAAAGGAGATTCTTGCTCTTTATGCATCGATAGAAAAAGACATAGGTGCTGTAACAGGGCTTGTAAAGGGTTCGATTGCAGTAGGCACAAGCACCACAATCGGCAATTATCTTCTGCCAACCGTAATAGCGGACTTTAAGAGGGCATACCCGAAGATAAAAATCCAGCTCATTGTCGGCAATACAAAAAGAATCGTGGAGTTCCTGAAGGCAGGCAACCTGAATTTAGGGCTTGTCGAGGGCGAGGTCACAAAGTATAAGGTGATGACCGAAAAATTAGTCTCGGATGAGCTTTCCCTGATAGTTGCACCATTTCATCCATGGGCAAAAAGAAAAGAGGTTTCTATCCATGAGATTACAAAAGAGCCTTTTATATTAAGGGAAGACGGCTCAGGCACAAGACAGGTCATTGAAAAGTATCTCAACAAAAAAGGCATAACCACTCAGGACATGGAGATATCCGCTGTGATTGGCTCTACAGAAGCAATAAAAGAGTCAGTTGAAAACGGAATAGGCATCTCCATAGTGTCAAAATGGGCTGTTAGAAAAGAGCTAAGATACGGCACTATTAATGCCCTCGGGTTTAAGGAGGTAAAAATGCTGAGGGACTTCTCGCTTATATTTAACCGTAACAGTATCCACTCTTATGCATCAGATGAGTTCATGGCATATCTGAAGTCTTATCCTTATGAGAGACTTCTTCCGTAG
- the secD gene encoding protein translocase subunit SecD, whose product MKKKILWRLILIGVAVLLSLIFFLPNIPIFKSMPEWWKKTMPSRGIVLGLDLQGGTHLVFEVQAERAVEITVERVSQSIRELMKKKKLQADVKTQAGVITVSPSSIEIRTAIEKNYPTLKLEETSSGLTCRLSNEEASRIKENASDQAVETIRNRIDQFGVAEPTIHRQAENEIVIQLPGVKDPKRAIDIIGKTALLEFKVVDDESPVSAELPSVIAFDDESELLEKFSGRIPEGRELLFERTIDLQTGEAKKLPFLIKKETLLTGDLLTEAKVSLNRFNEPYVAIAFNPTGAKIFEEVTGANVKKRLAIILDGNVYSAPKIKERIAGGDASIEGGFSIDEAKDLSIVLKAGALPAPVKMLQNITVGPSLGRDSIQAGKLAGIIGAIAVIAFMVFYYRLSGLIADLALFLNILLLLGAMAYLEATLTLPGIAGVILAVGMAVDSNVLMFERMREELRAGKTPRAAVDSGYQKAFWTIFDSHVTTLITSAVLFQFGTGPIKGFAVTLSLGVSINLFTALVGTKTIFDILNQRKEVKRLSI is encoded by the coding sequence ATGAAAAAGAAGATTCTCTGGAGGCTCATACTCATAGGCGTAGCAGTCCTACTTTCCCTTATATTCTTTTTGCCAAATATACCTATTTTCAAGTCAATGCCTGAGTGGTGGAAAAAGACTATGCCCTCAAGAGGCATAGTCTTAGGGCTTGACCTTCAGGGAGGCACACATCTTGTGTTTGAGGTTCAAGCAGAAAGGGCAGTTGAGATTACGGTAGAGAGGGTCTCCCAATCCATCAGGGAGCTGATGAAGAAAAAAAAGCTTCAGGCAGATGTTAAAACACAGGCAGGAGTGATAACCGTAAGCCCTTCTTCAATAGAAATAAGAACTGCTATAGAGAAGAACTATCCGACCTTAAAATTAGAGGAGACATCCAGTGGGCTTACCTGCAGGCTCTCCAATGAGGAGGCAAGTAGGATAAAGGAAAATGCCTCTGACCAGGCAGTTGAGACAATCAGAAACAGGATTGACCAGTTTGGAGTTGCAGAGCCAACAATCCACAGGCAGGCTGAAAACGAGATTGTCATACAATTGCCGGGTGTCAAAGACCCAAAAAGGGCAATAGATATAATCGGAAAAACTGCCCTGCTCGAATTTAAGGTAGTTGACGATGAATCCCCTGTTTCTGCTGAACTGCCCTCTGTAATAGCCTTTGACGATGAGTCCGAATTGCTTGAGAAATTCTCAGGCAGGATTCCAGAAGGCAGAGAGCTACTTTTTGAAAGAACAATAGATTTGCAGACAGGAGAGGCTAAAAAACTGCCTTTCCTCATAAAGAAAGAGACACTTCTTACAGGAGACCTCCTTACAGAGGCAAAGGTAAGCCTAAACAGGTTTAATGAGCCTTATGTAGCCATTGCGTTTAACCCTACAGGTGCAAAAATCTTCGAGGAGGTAACAGGTGCTAATGTCAAAAAGCGGCTTGCAATAATCCTCGATGGGAATGTCTATTCTGCACCTAAAATAAAGGAAAGGATTGCAGGCGGAGATGCCTCCATAGAGGGCGGATTTTCGATAGATGAGGCAAAAGACCTCTCCATAGTGCTAAAGGCAGGTGCACTTCCTGCACCTGTAAAGATGCTCCAGAATATTACCGTAGGTCCATCGTTAGGAAGGGATTCTATTCAGGCAGGCAAACTGGCAGGCATCATAGGTGCAATTGCAGTAATTGCTTTCATGGTCTTTTATTATAGGCTCTCTGGGCTCATTGCTGACCTTGCGCTTTTCCTCAATATCCTCCTTTTGCTTGGAGCAATGGCTTATCTTGAGGCAACCCTCACACTGCCTGGCATTGCAGGTGTAATACTTGCCGTAGGCATGGCAGTGGACTCCAATGTCTTGATGTTTGAAAGGATGCGTGAGGAGCTAAGGGCGGGAAAGACTCCTCGTGCAGCAGTGGATTCGGGTTATCAGAAGGCATTCTGGACTATATTTGACTCGCATGTGACAACCCTTATTACATCCGCAGTCCTGTTTCAGTTTGGCACAGGTCCGATAAAGGGCTTTGCAGTTACACTGAGCCTCGGTGTTTCCATAAACCTGTTCACTGCACTCGTAGGAACTAAAACCATATTCGATATTTTAAACCAGAGGAAAGAGGTTAAGAGGTTAAGCATATGA
- the recJ gene encoding single-stranded-DNA-specific exonuclease RecJ has protein sequence MKFKMHRKWLINRTNKAYISYLSNASSISPAISQVMINRGIKTPSEVKDFLSPDIRAMSEPFEIEGIRGAVEAVIDAKNAGKKILVYGDYDADGLTATSIMVSCLRRLGADVSYFIPNRFLHGYGFNLNAISLAKEISASLIITVDCGITSFEAVESAKKEGIEVIITDHHEPIRVGSQAKVPLAHSVINPKLNGSQRTFHLSGSGVALKVAQALGMDTYEFLDLTAIGTVADMVPLTGENRVIVKEGLSIIEKAIKPGIKALSSVSGLEGREIKANTLSYTIIPRINAPGRLSDASDVVELLLSEDEDVAFRIAKGMDKINSDRQKIEESVYNSAYRMLGQMPLTSAIVLWAEGWHEGVIGIVAGKIADAFKRPTFILSIKDGVAKGSARSIPQFDIHKGLSDCKGLLMAFGGHPQAVGLRLSIDNLNPFKEKITAIVESEVKDFIPALEIDAHIDINEITFGLVREISSLEPFGYGNSEPIFGSKNLTPINPRVVGEKHLKMKLKGNGKAVEAIGFDMGGFMEKLEESDTIDAAYTVNINEWEGGRTLQLNLKGLRAQ, from the coding sequence TTGAAATTTAAGATGCATAGAAAGTGGCTCATAAACCGCACGAATAAAGCATACATATCCTATCTGTCGAATGCCTCGTCCATATCGCCTGCTATCTCTCAGGTCATGATAAACCGGGGAATAAAAACCCCCAGTGAGGTAAAAGATTTCCTCTCACCTGACATAAGGGCAATGTCAGAGCCATTTGAAATAGAGGGCATTAGAGGCGCAGTTGAGGCGGTAATTGATGCAAAAAACGCAGGCAAGAAAATCCTCGTTTATGGCGACTACGATGCCGATGGCTTGACTGCCACCTCTATAATGGTATCCTGCTTGAGAAGGCTCGGAGCAGATGTCTCTTATTTTATCCCAAATAGATTCCTTCATGGATATGGCTTTAACCTGAATGCAATCAGTCTTGCAAAGGAAATCTCTGCCTCTTTGATAATCACGGTTGACTGCGGTATAACCTCTTTCGAGGCAGTGGAGAGTGCTAAAAAGGAGGGCATCGAGGTGATAATAACGGACCACCACGAGCCTATTCGTGTTGGCTCTCAAGCAAAAGTTCCTTTAGCTCATTCGGTCATAAATCCAAAACTCAATGGCTCTCAAAGAACATTTCATCTTTCAGGCTCTGGAGTTGCACTTAAGGTAGCACAGGCATTAGGGATGGATACATACGAGTTTCTTGACCTTACTGCCATTGGGACGGTAGCGGATATGGTTCCGCTTACAGGCGAAAACCGAGTTATTGTTAAGGAAGGCTTGAGTATTATCGAGAAGGCTATCAAACCCGGCATAAAGGCATTAAGCTCTGTCTCTGGACTTGAGGGAAGGGAGATTAAGGCAAATACGCTGTCCTATACGATTATTCCAAGAATAAATGCACCTGGCAGGCTTTCGGATGCATCCGATGTGGTGGAGCTTTTACTTTCAGAGGATGAGGATGTAGCATTTCGCATTGCCAAAGGCATGGATAAAATAAACTCTGATAGACAGAAAATAGAAGAATCCGTGTATAACTCAGCCTACAGGATGCTCGGTCAGATGCCACTCACCTCTGCAATAGTTTTATGGGCAGAGGGCTGGCATGAAGGAGTAATTGGAATTGTGGCAGGTAAGATTGCAGATGCCTTTAAGAGACCAACATTTATACTTTCCATTAAAGACGGGGTGGCAAAGGGCTCTGCAAGAAGCATCCCTCAATTCGATATACATAAAGGACTTTCGGACTGTAAAGGGCTTTTGATGGCATTTGGAGGACACCCTCAGGCAGTAGGTCTCAGGCTAAGCATCGATAACCTTAATCCATTTAAAGAAAAAATCACAGCCATCGTAGAGTCAGAGGTCAAAGACTTCATACCCGCCCTTGAAATAGATGCCCATATAGACATTAACGAGATAACCTTTGGACTTGTAAGGGAGATTTCCTCTTTAGAGCCATTTGGCTATGGGAATTCAGAGCCCATTTTTGGCTCAAAAAACTTGACTCCAATCAACCCAAGGGTAGTCGGAGAAAAGCACCTCAAGATGAAGCTCAAGGGCAATGGCAAGGCAGTAGAGGCAATTGGCTTTGATATGGGAGGCTTCATGGAGAAACTTGAGGAATCCGATACGATAGATGCAGCCTATACGGTAAACATAAACGAGTGGGAAGGAGGCAGAACCCTTCAGCTTAATCTTAAGGGGTTACGAGCCCAGTAG